The Enterococcus rotai genome includes a window with the following:
- the lanM gene encoding type 2 lanthipeptide synthetase LanM codes for MLQSKIVFFNNVAKKLLDNIATTNSMDIQTEYPYVKNSLKNIILEQGLECIINEYQELNALGKLHGETIEHRCEEFLTYFDDFQNIAFFFKKYTVLHERIINELDLYLCYIEEIYNYFQKDKLFIHEHFVGKFDDISNIELSMGDKHQDKSVAIVMFKSGDKLIFKPRDGETDLLFKEITNLVNKDVANKIETTLVLSRENYSWHEFIQHSHCHSVQDVETFYEKCGIALSIFYILGTSDLHFENMISKGNNPYFIDMETIFTGQRSDRYKAVGNKDIADSVLATSLLPITDGDDGLDVNVSALFTETTPSKKMQTYEIINHPTLDFVFRKVNYSFSPEKNLVVLNGKLENSAKYANNLIVGFSTGCKSILQNKKDFTDLLNKYTYKNNKFRQVVRPTYIYGKFLDSVKHPKVMQSKQAYNAVFDILVQNFIPSESGYLRVEKEVEDLKNGNVPYFYGTFNTRHLYSSDKIICENYFIAPPSEQVFNKIQSFSEVDIDYQIRFIRMSIATILNPEDNLNVLCEGSKNRINRNSIVSNLQDYFLNLERNTVYINDVGATMYGISLLDGNKFKLKRVGFDFYHSIGTILAMAYYGNKYDETFLALSEKYTLTLNEDFERLTQEREDAPVNYSVYNGISGLLFLNISLYQLTKNIDYLQHTKKIINYINNFESIKKMENEFFNGLSGICLLLSNLYKLNIDYEVNNLIQQFMKIVSQRDFNVTDIENSSLAHGELGYLVGKIAINRVLHDPKVDLILKNKVFEILSNTEQNLKKYGWCNGNSGLITILAFVAKDLKQNDSLYHKIIEYFQSFIVLVVDDFEDISLCHGSYGFLDALLTVNRFIDVNSKISSVISQLYINNLRNFRFVKDSDADFESFMLGSGGVAYTYLRYLHNDLPSIMNLEI; via the coding sequence ATGTTACAGTCAAAAATAGTTTTTTTTAATAACGTTGCGAAGAAATTGCTTGACAATATTGCTACCACAAATTCTATGGATATACAAACTGAATATCCATATGTTAAAAATTCTCTAAAAAACATTATATTGGAACAAGGTTTAGAATGTATTATAAATGAATATCAAGAATTAAACGCCTTGGGGAAACTCCATGGAGAGACCATTGAACATAGGTGTGAAGAATTCCTTACATATTTTGATGATTTTCAAAATATAGCATTTTTTTTCAAAAAATATACAGTTTTACATGAACGTATTATAAATGAACTGGACCTTTATTTATGTTACATTGAGGAAATCTATAACTATTTTCAAAAAGACAAACTATTTATTCATGAACACTTTGTAGGAAAATTCGATGACATCTCAAACATTGAATTATCTATGGGAGACAAACATCAAGACAAATCTGTAGCTATAGTGATGTTTAAAAGTGGGGATAAGCTTATATTTAAGCCTAGGGATGGAGAAACAGATCTATTATTTAAAGAAATCACTAATTTAGTAAATAAAGACGTAGCTAACAAAATAGAGACAACGTTAGTTCTCTCTAGAGAAAACTACTCTTGGCATGAATTTATACAACATTCCCATTGTCACTCAGTTCAAGATGTAGAGACATTCTATGAAAAGTGTGGAATCGCTTTATCTATTTTTTATATCCTTGGAACGAGCGACTTGCATTTTGAAAATATGATCTCTAAAGGAAATAATCCCTATTTTATTGATATGGAAACGATTTTCACTGGACAGCGGTCTGACAGATATAAAGCAGTAGGCAACAAAGATATTGCGGACAGTGTTTTAGCAACGTCGTTATTACCCATCACAGATGGTGATGACGGGTTAGATGTTAATGTAAGTGCTCTCTTTACTGAGACTACACCTTCAAAAAAAATGCAAACATACGAAATCATTAACCATCCTACATTAGATTTTGTATTCAGAAAAGTTAATTATAGTTTTTCTCCTGAAAAAAATTTGGTAGTGTTGAATGGTAAATTAGAAAATTCGGCTAAGTATGCTAACAATTTGATAGTAGGATTTTCGACAGGATGTAAAAGTATATTACAAAATAAGAAAGATTTTACAGATTTATTAAACAAGTATACCTATAAAAATAATAAATTTAGGCAAGTTGTTAGACCAACATACATATATGGTAAGTTTTTAGATTCTGTCAAACATCCAAAAGTGATGCAAAGCAAACAAGCCTATAATGCTGTATTTGATATATTAGTTCAGAATTTCATTCCAAGTGAATCTGGTTATTTAAGGGTCGAAAAAGAAGTAGAAGATTTAAAAAACGGTAATGTTCCATATTTTTATGGCACTTTTAATACGAGACATTTATATAGCTCTGATAAGATAATCTGTGAGAATTATTTTATCGCCCCACCATCTGAACAAGTTTTTAATAAAATCCAGAGTTTTTCTGAAGTAGATATTGACTATCAAATCAGATTTATTAGGATGTCAATTGCTACAATATTAAATCCTGAAGATAACTTAAACGTACTTTGTGAAGGGTCGAAAAATAGAATAAATAGAAACTCGATTGTATCTAATTTACAGGATTATTTTCTTAATCTGGAAAGGAACACTGTATACATTAATGATGTTGGAGCTACCATGTACGGAATATCATTATTAGATGGAAACAAATTCAAATTGAAAAGAGTCGGCTTTGATTTCTATCATTCTATTGGCACGATTTTAGCAATGGCCTATTATGGGAATAAATATGATGAAACCTTTTTGGCGTTATCTGAAAAATACACTTTGACTTTAAATGAAGATTTCGAGCGATTGACTCAAGAACGTGAAGATGCACCAGTTAATTATTCAGTGTACAACGGAATTTCTGGGTTATTATTTTTAAACATCTCACTCTACCAATTAACAAAGAATATAGATTATTTACAACATACTAAAAAAATCATTAATTATATTAATAATTTTGAGTCCATAAAAAAAATGGAAAATGAATTTTTTAATGGATTATCTGGCATATGCCTGTTACTCAGTAACTTGTATAAATTAAACATAGATTATGAAGTTAATAATTTGATTCAACAATTCATGAAAATTGTTAGTCAACGTGACTTTAATGTAACAGATATTGAAAACAGTTCTTTAGCACATGGAGAGTTAGGCTACCTAGTTGGAAAAATAGCAATAAATAGAGTACTCCACGATCCAAAAGTTGATTTAATTCTAAAAAATAAAGTTTTTGAAATCCTTAGCAATACAGAGCAGAACTTAAAAAAGTATGGGTGGTGTAACGGTAATTCTGGCTTGATTACCATACTTGCTTTTGTCGCTAAAGACTTAAAACAAAATGATTCCCTTTATCATAAAATAATTGAATATTTTCAATCGTTTATAGTTCTAGTAGTTGATGATTTCGAGGATATCAGTTTATGTCACGGAAGTTATGGCTTTCTTGATGCTTTGCTAACTGTTAATAGATTTATTGATGTTAATTCAAAAATTTCTAGTGTTATTAGTCAATTATACATTAATAATCTTCGAAATTTCAGGTTTGTTAAGGATAGTGATGCAGATTTTGAATCATTTATGCTTGGAAGCGGCGGTGTAGCATACACTTATTTAAGATATTTACACAATGATCTTCCATCAATTATGAATTTAGAAATTTGA
- a CDS encoding peptidase domain-containing ABC transporter, producing the protein MKKIKLSKQTAENECGLCCISMLATYYKKEEPLSYYRNLFNTGRDGMTLADLFRVIKTIGIEPKAYQTKNLIDLPEQREPFILYMKNNHFVVAIFNKKKKGRKIDVYDPAKGLRLMSLYDLNAEFAGIALTGIPTPEFNKTSKKIREFRHINKIVLSLLPLLLLVTGFSLIAYLVSVFIPLILRTTIDNLFSSRIIHFGEISFTVFALTLFFLIISLIKNKISILLQEKLYTNISYKVIHHLFKINYSFFDNRSPGNIMFRLSLLTNIQDVISESMTKLVVSFTSIFVILSYLVLNYHSILPLLLIIIFIIGLASYKRSQKILIQKEKELGEKDKLDSLLNEIVNNMFQIRCLNLESYFQKNYIAGFFSFINEYKKSQRKIQNSNTVVNALVMFLPIYFVLFLISPFSPYQLSIGTLFALYSISTTLFTQVFSATTDIMSIKVMKASLFYLNDLLDEYGPEKIITQRINEFESLTMQDVSFKYNDTSEPALVAININVNKGEKVSIVGSSGSGKTTLVKLLANLYRPESGKIIFNGIDNNAINSDSFKDIVSVVPQNSVYFNKSIYKNITLDDDTINEVDVLSALETANLLNEVISLPMGIHTIISGQGGNFSGGQLQRLSIARALVRNPQLLILDEATSSLDTENENKIFLNLKKKKISLLTISHRLSTVKDSDKIICLEHGRVIETGNHKELLNKHGYYSNLCKQVEMR; encoded by the coding sequence ATGAAAAAGATTAAATTATCTAAACAAACTGCTGAAAACGAATGTGGGTTATGTTGCATTAGTATGCTTGCAACGTACTATAAAAAGGAAGAACCTCTAAGCTATTATCGAAACTTGTTTAACACAGGAAGAGATGGAATGACCTTAGCTGATTTGTTTCGTGTAATCAAAACTATTGGAATTGAGCCTAAAGCCTATCAAACTAAAAATCTCATTGACTTGCCTGAACAAAGAGAACCTTTTATACTTTATATGAAAAATAATCACTTTGTTGTAGCTATTTTTAATAAGAAAAAAAAGGGAAGAAAAATAGATGTTTATGATCCTGCTAAAGGACTACGACTAATGTCATTATATGACTTAAACGCTGAATTTGCAGGAATTGCACTCACAGGAATCCCCACCCCAGAGTTTAACAAAACTTCAAAGAAGATTCGAGAATTTAGACATATAAATAAAATAGTGCTGTCTCTATTGCCTTTGTTGCTTTTGGTAACGGGATTTTCTCTTATAGCTTACTTGGTGTCAGTATTTATACCTCTAATTTTAAGAACCACAATAGATAATTTATTTTCAAGTCGAATCATACATTTTGGAGAGATCAGTTTCACGGTGTTTGCACTAACACTATTTTTTCTAATTATTTCACTAATCAAAAACAAAATATCTATTTTACTCCAAGAAAAATTATATACAAATATATCCTATAAAGTAATACATCACTTATTTAAGATAAATTATTCTTTTTTTGACAATAGATCGCCTGGAAACATAATGTTTCGCTTGAGCTTGTTGACAAACATTCAAGATGTAATATCTGAAAGTATGACAAAACTTGTTGTATCATTTACCTCAATTTTTGTAATACTAAGTTATTTAGTCCTAAACTACCATAGTATTCTTCCTTTGCTACTGATTATTATTTTTATTATAGGTTTAGCTTCGTACAAAAGAAGCCAAAAAATTTTAATTCAGAAGGAAAAGGAGCTAGGAGAAAAGGATAAACTCGATAGTCTTTTAAATGAGATTGTCAATAATATGTTTCAAATTAGATGCTTAAATTTGGAATCATACTTTCAGAAAAATTATATTGCAGGCTTCTTTTCCTTTATAAACGAGTATAAAAAATCTCAAAGAAAAATTCAAAATTCAAACACTGTAGTTAATGCTCTGGTTATGTTTCTCCCCATATACTTTGTATTATTTTTAATATCACCATTTTCACCTTACCAACTTAGTATTGGGACTCTATTTGCATTATACAGCATTAGTACCACTCTTTTTACTCAAGTATTCTCAGCTACTACAGACATTATGTCAATAAAAGTAATGAAAGCATCATTGTTTTATTTAAACGATTTACTAGATGAGTATGGACCTGAAAAAATTATTACTCAAAGAATAAATGAGTTTGAAAGTTTAACAATGCAGGATGTTTCCTTTAAGTACAATGATACTAGTGAACCAGCATTGGTTGCTATAAATATAAATGTAAACAAAGGTGAAAAAGTTTCCATAGTAGGTTCTTCCGGCAGTGGTAAAACTACATTAGTAAAATTACTAGCCAACTTGTACAGACCTGAAAGTGGAAAAATCATATTTAACGGAATAGATAACAATGCAATCAATAGCGATAGTTTTAAAGACATAGTCAGTGTTGTCCCGCAAAACTCCGTATACTTTAACAAAAGTATTTATAAAAACATTACACTCGATGATGACACTATAAATGAAGTAGATGTTTTAAGCGCTTTAGAAACTGCTAATTTACTAAACGAAGTCATATCGTTACCTATGGGAATTCACACAATTATTTCTGGGCAAGGTGGGAACTTTTCTGGTGGACAATTACAAAGACTTTCTATTGCAAGGGCATTAGTCAGAAATCCACAATTATTAATTCTTGATGAAGCAACCAGTTCTTTAGATACAGAAAATGAGAATAAAATTTTTTTAAATTTAAAAAAGAAAAAAATTTCACTATTGACAATTTCTCATAGATTATCAACAGTAAAAGATTCAGACAAAATAATTTGTTTAGAACATGGCAGAGTAATTGAGACAGGAAATCATAAAGAACTACTCAACAAACATGGTTACTATTCAAATCTTTGTAAGCAAGTAGAAATGAGGTGA
- a CDS encoding flavodoxin family protein, with the protein MINVVSITGSYRGKKSLSSYCVDRVIETLRTAFKTSLTSSQFDPKKNLISDCVGATTCFRRGKCSIRDDMELIKKKMEEADIIIFSAPVYAHGIPGVMKTFFDRIAHWTHLFHLRGKLCIILSISDTNGNNYVSMELQRYAEYLGMVVVGSIEIKTGILSNEGIDSILRKKVSDIVTRIKNKNWSVSQNQEESFHSFKKVYLEGLGGSEAEHNYWRSNLCYFNTYSDAFNNQYNLDKNVPMEQPFSLEHFLSE; encoded by the coding sequence ATGATAAACGTAGTCTCAATAACTGGTAGCTATAGAGGAAAAAAATCATTATCTTCATATTGCGTTGATAGAGTAATTGAAACCTTAAGAACTGCATTTAAAACTTCTTTAACTTCTTCTCAATTTGATCCAAAGAAAAATTTAATATCCGATTGTGTAGGAGCAACTACATGCTTTAGAAGAGGGAAATGTTCAATTAGAGATGATATGGAACTAATAAAAAAGAAAATGGAAGAAGCTGATATTATTATATTTAGTGCTCCAGTCTATGCTCATGGAATTCCAGGAGTTATGAAAACATTCTTTGATCGAATAGCCCATTGGACACATTTATTTCATTTAAGAGGGAAACTCTGCATAATACTTAGCATTTCCGATACCAATGGAAACAACTATGTATCTATGGAACTTCAACGTTATGCAGAGTACCTTGGTATGGTAGTAGTGGGAAGTATCGAAATAAAAACTGGCATACTGTCAAACGAGGGAATAGACAGTATTCTTCGAAAAAAAGTAAGCGATATTGTAACTCGTATAAAAAACAAAAATTGGAGTGTGTCACAAAATCAAGAAGAATCTTTTCACTCATTTAAGAAAGTTTATTTGGAAGGACTTGGCGGATCTGAAGCGGAGCATAACTATTGGAGAAGTAATTTATGTTATTTTAACACTTATTCTGACGCCTTTAATAATCAATATAATTTAGATAAAAATGTTCCAATGGAACAACCTTTTTCATTAGAACATTTTTTATCAGAATAA
- a CDS encoding thiamine diphosphokinase yields MNILLVAGGSPDEWPQFDPKEFDYFVGIDRGSLYIVEHGWVLNLAVGDFDSLTQDEQKRIQKQAQKLVQAQAEKDDTDTQLALALTVKSFPKADITIIGATGGRLDHFLANLWLPLEPRFQAFAGQIKIKDRQNSIAYYLPGSYIVKQESGMDYLAYCCLTPVKNLTLTESKYTLDHVDVEIPTSYASNEFVGATAGVSFDAGMIAVIQSRDK; encoded by the coding sequence ATGAATATTCTGCTTGTGGCTGGCGGTTCGCCGGATGAGTGGCCGCAGTTTGACCCGAAAGAGTTTGACTATTTCGTGGGTATTGATCGAGGCAGTTTATATATCGTAGAACATGGCTGGGTGTTGAACTTAGCAGTGGGCGATTTTGATTCATTAACACAGGATGAGCAAAAACGAATCCAAAAACAAGCGCAAAAATTGGTGCAAGCACAAGCGGAAAAAGATGATACTGATACTCAATTGGCTTTGGCCTTGACGGTTAAATCATTTCCAAAAGCTGACATAACGATTATTGGCGCAACGGGTGGTCGTCTAGATCATTTTCTAGCTAATCTATGGTTGCCCTTGGAACCACGTTTTCAAGCATTTGCGGGTCAAATAAAGATAAAAGATCGGCAAAATAGTATTGCTTACTATCTTCCTGGTAGCTATATCGTGAAGCAAGAATCGGGAATGGATTATTTAGCTTACTGTTGTTTAACACCAGTTAAGAATCTGACGTTAACCGAAAGTAAGTATACATTGGATCACGTAGACGTAGAAATTCCAACTTCTTATGCAAGTAATGAGTTCGTGGGAGCAACTGCTGGAGTGTCATTTGATGCTGGAATGATAGCAGTGATCCAAAGCCGCGATAAATAA
- the rpe gene encoding ribulose-phosphate 3-epimerase codes for MKLAPSILSADFANLERDIQLVEKLGADYIHVDVMDGQFVPNITLGPNVVSAIRPVTKLPLDVHLMIVQPENYIEAFAKAGADIITVHEESTPHIHRAIQMIKASGVKAGVVINPGTPLSAIEYVLDLVDQVLIMTVNPGFGGQSFIESSLDKIAQLKEWKETKGYTYDIEVDGGIVPETAKLCKEAGANVFVAGSYIYDSESPKDRIDALRAVLN; via the coding sequence ATGAAACTAGCACCATCGATTTTAAGTGCCGATTTTGCAAATTTAGAAAGAGATATTCAATTAGTCGAAAAACTAGGAGCTGATTATATTCATGTGGATGTTATGGATGGTCAGTTCGTACCGAATATTACCTTAGGACCTAATGTGGTTTCAGCAATTCGACCGGTGACAAAATTACCGTTGGATGTTCATTTAATGATCGTTCAGCCGGAAAATTATATTGAAGCGTTTGCTAAAGCCGGAGCCGATATTATCACCGTTCATGAAGAATCAACACCACATATCCATCGTGCTATTCAAATGATCAAAGCCTCAGGTGTGAAAGCAGGCGTTGTAATCAATCCTGGCACGCCGTTGTCAGCGATTGAATATGTGCTGGATTTAGTCGATCAAGTCTTGATCATGACGGTCAATCCCGGATTTGGTGGACAATCGTTTATTGAAAGTTCATTAGATAAAATTGCTCAATTAAAAGAGTGGAAAGAAACGAAAGGCTATACGTATGATATCGAAGTGGATGGTGGTATTGTGCCAGAAACAGCCAAGCTTTGTAAAGAAGCAGGTGCCAATGTCTTTGTGGCAGGTTCTTATATTTATGATTCAGAAAGCCCCAAAGATCGAATTGATGCATTGAGAGCTGTGCTGAATTAA
- the rsgA gene encoding ribosome small subunit-dependent GTPase A — translation MAFLKGQIRKALSGFYYIYADGATFQTRARGNFRNRNITPLVGDEVMFESDNPTDGYLLEVFPRHNELVRPPVANVDQGVVVMSMVEPNFSYNLLDRFLVTLEDKGIAPIIYLTKVDLLNDTEKVSVADVQHVYEKIGYPVIAATKTNDDEAVRALEQYFPERLTVFMGQSGAGKSTLLNKISPDLQLATDEISESLGRGKHTTRHVELLPLYDGLVADTPGFSSIDFLEMEATELPKQFPEFVEASVSCKFRECMHRKEPNCEVKKRVEAGTIAQTRYDNYLQFLLEIENRRPIYKKK, via the coding sequence GTGGCATTTCTGAAAGGTCAAATCAGAAAAGCATTAAGCGGTTTTTACTACATTTATGCAGACGGTGCAACGTTTCAAACTAGAGCACGTGGGAATTTTCGGAATCGAAATATCACACCGTTAGTGGGTGATGAAGTGATGTTTGAAAGTGATAATCCAACGGATGGTTATTTGCTTGAAGTTTTCCCGAGACATAATGAATTAGTGCGTCCACCAGTCGCAAATGTGGATCAAGGTGTGGTCGTTATGAGTATGGTCGAACCTAATTTTTCTTATAACTTGTTGGATCGCTTTTTAGTTACATTAGAAGATAAAGGAATCGCTCCGATCATTTATTTAACAAAAGTTGATTTACTGAACGATACAGAGAAGGTCAGTGTCGCAGATGTTCAACATGTCTATGAAAAAATCGGTTATCCTGTAATTGCTGCAACAAAAACGAATGACGACGAAGCAGTTCGGGCTTTGGAGCAGTATTTTCCTGAACGTTTGACTGTTTTTATGGGTCAATCTGGTGCAGGGAAGTCAACCTTACTAAACAAAATATCGCCCGATCTACAGCTAGCTACTGATGAAATTTCTGAATCATTAGGCCGTGGGAAACATACTACACGCCATGTGGAACTGTTGCCGTTGTATGATGGATTAGTCGCAGATACACCTGGATTTAGCTCGATCGACTTTTTAGAGATGGAAGCAACGGAATTACCTAAACAGTTTCCCGAATTTGTAGAAGCTTCAGTATCATGCAAGTTTCGTGAATGCATGCACCGCAAAGAACCTAATTGTGAAGTGAAAAAACGCGTAGAAGCTGGAACCATTGCCCAAACACGTTATGATAATTATCTGCAGTTTTTACTAGAAATCGAAAATCGCAGACCGATTTATAAGAAAAAATAA
- the pknB gene encoding Stk1 family PASTA domain-containing Ser/Thr kinase — protein MIEIGRKLNGRYHIIGNIGSGGMANVFLAHDLILDRDVAVKVLRFDFQNDQAAIRRFQREALAATELVHPNIVSVYDVGEEDGLQYLVMEYVKGMDLKRFIQTQYPIPYAKIVDIMEQILSAVSLAHEHRIIHRDLKPQNILMDESGVVKITDFGIAIALTETSITQTNTMLGSVHYLSPEQARGSMATNQSDVYAVGIILYEMLTGNVPFDGESAVTIALKHFQEEMPSVKTVDPNIPQSLENVVLHATAKDPADRYKTAEEMSRDLYTVLAANRLNEPKWQPTGLIGETKILTPITDEMAMPSSFNTMETPPEERNEHEEIEEQEAAAKKKRKKKKRVVIIMILLALTLIIGGLFYFAGRGSSEVKVPNVEDKTETQARSMLEDAGLKVKDDVKQIQSDNIEEGKVVKTDPEIGSTVKKNREVELYISSGNKKIKLADVTGDSYKDAIEKLGEQGFKESQIKIEKETDSKVDEDKVISQTPKKGEEVDPKTDEITLVVSKGPDDIYLADYASLGYSYNNAVTELLSYGIKESQITRVDRPSDTVAKDLVMEQNPAAGNPFNPKKGKITLTVSSGPDKTTTTSSESSTVVLGSYAESYTYDNAVNALTSLGIKQNQISRVDEASDLPKGTVISQDPGAGATFDLKNGKITLKVSSGPSNVSVPNVMGLSQTEAKAQIESSGLKYVDGSGDTAKGKVISISPSVGDSVAKGTSITVNFSSGTDSTGNNNS, from the coding sequence ATGATCGAAATCGGCAGAAAATTGAATGGTCGATATCATATTATTGGCAATATCGGCAGTGGCGGTATGGCAAATGTGTTTTTAGCACATGACTTGATTTTAGATCGTGACGTAGCGGTTAAAGTGTTACGTTTTGACTTTCAAAATGATCAAGCAGCAATTCGCCGCTTTCAAAGAGAAGCTCTAGCCGCTACCGAATTGGTTCATCCAAATATCGTCAGTGTCTATGATGTAGGCGAAGAAGATGGGTTGCAATACTTAGTAATGGAGTATGTGAAAGGGATGGATCTAAAACGATTTATTCAAACACAATACCCGATTCCATATGCAAAAATTGTTGATATCATGGAACAAATTTTATCAGCAGTTTCACTAGCGCACGAACATAGAATTATTCATAGAGATTTAAAGCCACAAAATATTTTGATGGATGAAAGTGGAGTTGTTAAGATCACCGATTTTGGGATCGCCATTGCCTTAACGGAAACATCTATCACTCAAACCAATACAATGCTAGGATCTGTGCATTATTTATCTCCTGAGCAAGCTCGCGGCAGCATGGCGACTAATCAGTCGGATGTTTATGCAGTTGGGATCATCCTATACGAGATGCTAACAGGTAACGTGCCATTTGATGGAGAGTCAGCTGTAACGATCGCCTTGAAACATTTCCAAGAAGAGATGCCTTCAGTCAAAACAGTTGATCCTAATATCCCTCAATCTTTGGAAAATGTGGTATTACATGCAACAGCTAAAGACCCGGCTGACCGTTATAAAACAGCTGAAGAAATGTCACGTGATTTATATACTGTATTGGCTGCCAACCGTTTGAATGAACCTAAATGGCAACCAACAGGATTGATAGGTGAAACCAAGATCCTAACGCCAATCACAGACGAAATGGCGATGCCCTCTTCATTCAATACAATGGAAACACCTCCAGAAGAGCGAAATGAGCATGAAGAGATCGAAGAACAAGAAGCTGCTGCAAAAAAGAAAAGAAAGAAGAAGAAGCGTGTGGTCATCATAATGATTTTATTGGCATTAACGTTGATTATTGGCGGATTATTCTATTTTGCAGGACGCGGCAGCAGCGAAGTTAAAGTTCCCAATGTTGAAGACAAAACTGAAACACAGGCACGCAGTATGTTAGAAGATGCGGGTCTGAAAGTGAAAGACGATGTAAAACAGATACAAAGTGATAACATCGAAGAAGGAAAAGTAGTCAAAACAGATCCTGAGATAGGCTCTACCGTTAAGAAAAATCGTGAAGTCGAATTGTATATCAGCTCAGGAAATAAAAAAATCAAGTTAGCTGATGTTACAGGCGACAGCTATAAAGACGCCATTGAAAAACTCGGTGAACAAGGGTTTAAAGAAAGCCAAATCAAAATCGAAAAAGAGACAGACTCTAAAGTAGATGAAGACAAAGTCATCAGTCAGACACCGAAAAAAGGGGAAGAAGTTGACCCGAAAACGGATGAAATCACATTGGTTGTCAGCAAAGGGCCAGACGATATCTATTTAGCTGACTATGCAAGCTTAGGCTATAGCTATAATAATGCGGTAACGGAATTGTTGAGTTATGGGATCAAAGAAAGCCAAATCACTCGAGTAGATCGACCAAGTGACACAGTCGCCAAAGATTTAGTCATGGAACAAAACCCAGCAGCGGGTAATCCATTTAATCCTAAAAAAGGGAAAATCACATTGACTGTTAGCTCTGGACCAGATAAAACAACAACGACTAGTTCTGAATCAAGTACAGTAGTTTTAGGAAGTTATGCTGAAAGTTACACATATGATAACGCAGTCAATGCTTTGACTAGTTTAGGAATTAAACAAAACCAAATTTCAAGAGTTGATGAAGCAAGTGACTTACCTAAGGGAACGGTTATCTCACAAGATCCAGGTGCAGGTGCGACCTTTGATCTTAAAAATGGCAAAATTACATTAAAAGTGAGTTCTGGCCCAAGTAATGTTAGCGTTCCAAACGTCATGGGACTCTCGCAAACGGAAGCTAAGGCGCAAATAGAAAGTAGCGGTTTGAAGTATGTAGACGGTTCTGGTGATACTGCAAAAGGAAAAGTGATTAGCATATCGCCAAGCGTTGGTGACAGTGTTGCCAAAGGGACCTCTATTACAGTCAATTTCTCAAGCGGAACTGACTCAACAGGCAACAATAATAGTTAG
- a CDS encoding Stp1/IreP family PP2C-type Ser/Thr phosphatase: protein MEINFQSDVGRKRNTNQDYAGLFENQSGVSLAILADGMGGHQAGDVASQMAVNNLGERWQESLIDTSEKAAKWLIKEIQDENEMIYEKGQSRPEYLGMGTTIVSAVLLDQSFVLANIGDSRAYLVRNGEMRQLTEDHSLVNELVKSGEITREMAANHPRKNVLTRSLGMPRMVEVDVANHLWVPNDYILLCSDGLTNMVSEEDILATLLSDKTLNEKVETLIATANEAGGADNITVLVIHFDEQKEENQ, encoded by the coding sequence GTGGAAATCAATTTTCAATCAGATGTCGGACGGAAACGGAATACCAATCAGGATTATGCTGGTTTATTTGAGAACCAATCAGGAGTGTCTCTAGCTATTTTAGCAGATGGAATGGGCGGTCATCAGGCAGGAGATGTGGCTAGCCAGATGGCGGTCAATAATCTTGGTGAACGCTGGCAGGAAAGCCTAATCGATACATCAGAAAAAGCTGCAAAGTGGCTGATCAAAGAAATTCAAGATGAGAATGAAATGATTTATGAAAAAGGTCAATCTCGCCCAGAATATTTAGGAATGGGGACGACGATTGTTAGCGCCGTTTTACTTGATCAATCATTTGTGTTGGCGAATATTGGTGATAGCCGAGCTTATTTAGTTCGTAATGGTGAAATGCGCCAACTAACAGAAGACCATTCTTTAGTAAATGAACTAGTAAAATCTGGCGAAATCACTCGCGAAATGGCAGCCAATCATCCACGTAAAAATGTTTTAACACGTTCATTAGGCATGCCGCGGATGGTAGAAGTCGATGTTGCTAACCATCTTTGGGTACCAAATGACTATATTTTGCTATGCTCAGATGGACTGACAAACATGGTTTCAGAAGAGGATATTCTGGCTACTTTACTTTCAGATAAAACGTTAAATGAAAAAGTTGAAACACTGATTGCAACTGCTAACGAAGCAGGTGGGGCGGACAACATCACTGTCTTAGTGATCCATTTTGACGAACAGAAGGAGGAAAACCAATGA